Proteins encoded within one genomic window of Aurantiacibacter spongiae:
- a CDS encoding DNA-directed RNA polymerase subunit alpha, translating into MSVNTKNWQELKKPNSLDIKEGGDKKRKATFVAEPLERGYGLTLGNALRRVLLASLQGAAITSIKIENVLHEFSSLAGVREDVTDIVLNVKQIALKMEGEGPKRLQLSATGPGEVKAGDIAVSGDIEVLNKDLVLCHLDDGATLNMELTADTGSGYVPAVQNRPADAPIGLIPVDSLYSPIKQVSYKVENARVGQELDYDKLNLTIETDGTITPEDAVAYAARILQDQLTLFVHFEEGIPQPQSAMIGVAAQPEESDTNQLNRYLLKKVDELELSVRSANCLKNDNIIYIGDLVQKTEAEMLRTPNFGRKSLNEIKEVLSSMGLRLGMDIPGWPPENIEEMAKKLEQELLG; encoded by the coding sequence ATGTCCGTCAACACGAAGAACTGGCAGGAACTGAAGAAGCCCAATTCTCTCGATATCAAGGAAGGCGGTGACAAGAAGCGCAAGGCCACCTTCGTCGCCGAACCGCTGGAGCGCGGCTACGGCCTGACGCTCGGCAACGCGCTGCGCCGCGTCCTCCTCGCCAGCCTTCAGGGCGCGGCCATCACCTCGATCAAGATCGAGAACGTGCTGCACGAATTCTCCTCGCTCGCCGGCGTGCGCGAGGATGTGACCGACATCGTCCTGAACGTGAAGCAGATCGCGCTCAAGATGGAGGGCGAAGGCCCCAAGCGCCTGCAGCTTTCGGCCACCGGTCCCGGTGAGGTGAAGGCAGGCGACATCGCGGTGTCCGGCGACATCGAGGTGCTGAACAAGGATCTGGTGCTGTGCCACCTGGACGATGGTGCCACGCTCAACATGGAACTGACGGCCGACACCGGCAGCGGCTATGTCCCCGCGGTGCAGAACCGTCCGGCGGACGCGCCGATCGGCCTGATCCCCGTCGACAGCCTGTATTCGCCGATCAAGCAGGTCAGCTACAAGGTCGAGAATGCGCGCGTCGGGCAGGAGCTCGACTACGACAAGCTCAACCTCACCATCGAGACCGACGGCACGATCACGCCGGAAGACGCGGTAGCCTATGCCGCGCGCATCCTGCAGGACCAGCTGACGCTGTTCGTCCACTTCGAGGAAGGCATCCCGCAGCCGCAGAGCGCCATGATCGGCGTCGCCGCGCAGCCGGAGGAAAGCGACACCAACCAGCTCAACCGCTACCTGCTGAAGAAGGTGGACGAGCTGGAACTGTCGGTGCGTTCGGCCAACTGCCTCAAGAACGACAACATCATCTATATCGGCGATCTGGTCCAGAAGACCGAGGCGGAGATGCTGCGCACGCCGAATTTCGGTCGCAAGTCGCTGAACGAGATTAAGGAAGTGCTCTCCAGCATGGGGCTGCGGCTGGGCATGGACATCCCCGGATGGCCGCCCGAGAACATCGAGGAAATGGCCAAGAAGCTCGAACAGGAGCTGCTCGGCTGA
- a CDS encoding adenylate kinase — MNIILLGPPGAGKGTQANLLVEHHGMKQLSTGDMLRAAVKAQTPVGLKAKAIMDAGELVSDEIVSALIDAELVAMDDGTGAIFDGYPRTAPQAHALDDILARHDRTLDHVIELEVDEDALVERICGRYTCANCGEGYHQQFKQPKVAGVCDKCGSTEFKHRPDDNEETVRKRMEEYRAKTAPILPIYEERGIVSRVDGMAPIDEVTKAIDKVLASG, encoded by the coding sequence ATGAACATCATCCTTCTCGGACCTCCGGGCGCAGGCAAGGGCACGCAGGCCAACCTGCTCGTCGAGCATCACGGCATGAAGCAGCTCTCCACTGGCGACATGCTTCGCGCTGCCGTCAAGGCGCAGACCCCCGTCGGTCTCAAGGCGAAGGCGATCATGGATGCAGGAGAGCTGGTTTCCGACGAGATCGTGTCCGCGCTGATCGACGCCGAACTCGTGGCGATGGATGACGGCACCGGCGCGATATTCGACGGCTATCCCCGCACCGCGCCGCAGGCGCACGCGCTCGACGACATCCTCGCCCGGCACGACCGCACGCTCGACCACGTGATCGAGCTGGAAGTGGACGAAGATGCGCTGGTCGAGCGGATCTGCGGGCGTTACACCTGCGCCAATTGCGGCGAGGGCTATCATCAGCAATTCAAGCAGCCGAAGGTCGCCGGCGTGTGCGACAAGTGCGGCAGCACCGAATTCAAGCACCGGCCCGACGACAACGAGGAGACGGTGCGCAAGCGGATGGAGGAATACCGGGCCAAGACCGCGCCGATCCTGCCCATCTACGAGGAGCGCGGGATCGTCTCGCGGGTGGACGGCATGGCCCCTATCGACGAGGTGACGAAAGCCATCGACAAGGTGCTGGCCTCGGGCTGA
- the rplE gene encoding 50S ribosomal protein L5: MAEASYTPRLKQRYTDEIAKAMTDKFGYKNALEVPRLEKITLNMGVGEASQDKKKVQTAAEEMQAIAGQKPVITKAKKSIAQFKLREGMPIGAKVTLRRDRMYEFLDRLVTIAMPRIRDFRGLNAKSFDGHGNYAMGIKEQIIFPEISYDKIEKVRGMDIIVTTTAKTDEEARELLRLFGFPFPAPESSETKAEEEKAAA, from the coding sequence ATGGCTGAAGCAAGCTACACACCGCGCCTGAAGCAGCGCTATACCGACGAGATCGCCAAGGCGATGACCGACAAGTTCGGTTACAAGAACGCACTCGAAGTGCCCCGGCTCGAGAAGATCACGCTCAACATGGGCGTGGGCGAGGCGAGCCAGGACAAGAAGAAGGTGCAGACCGCGGCCGAGGAAATGCAGGCGATCGCCGGGCAGAAGCCCGTCATCACCAAGGCCAAGAAGTCCATCGCTCAGTTCAAGCTGCGCGAAGGCATGCCGATCGGCGCCAAGGTTACGCTGCGCCGCGACCGCATGTACGAATTCCTCGACCGCCTGGTCACGATCGCCATGCCCCGCATCCGCGACTTTCGCGGGCTGAATGCGAAGAGCTTCGATGGCCACGGCAATTACGCCATGGGCATCAAGGAGCAGATCATCTTTCCCGAGATCTCCTACGACAAGATCGAGAAGGTCCGGGGCATGGATATCATCGTGACCACCACCGCAAAGACCGACGAGGAAGCGCGCGAGCTGCTGCGCCTGTTCGGTTTCCCGTTCCCGGCTCCCGAGTCCTCCGAGACGAAGGCCGAAGAAGAAAAGGCGGCGGCGTAG
- a CDS encoding serine hydrolase domain-containing protein, which translates to MSRLRSMIRPFTLATVVALSLAPSAAAWAQSLSQADLQTRYDRALAAGYKAMMLCSAIANAERNGTTRSPDSVIAWELAGIQEPLDDIVGELPFEIERGEGRGAQLRSVRVRWTDDMPPRIAAHDSQRGCSIEPIGWVPGPVTTVRQQREPAPLHVVAPRGSALSSALDRAFHSPATDGSPRTTAVLVTRGGEIIGERYAEGFDPRTPQRTWSVAKSIAATLIGAAVQRGEADVNSPAGLGSGYQDGLRGQITIDNALRMASGRYSDTPGNRTDPLYFGGSTVEEVALDWPVVDRPGSHFRYANNDTLAAVAAIADTFADHPPSALFAALGMDDTVAETDWQGNYVLSSQVWSTARDLAKLGQLYLDDGVTREGTRILPRGWVEYVSSPTGPQPGGDYGYGAGWWIMSGMAGIPDDAFAARGNRGQFIVVVPSRDVVIVRRGEDPAGGPGFDLEAFTRDVLATLAETDSD; encoded by the coding sequence GTGTCCAGACTGCGCTCCATGATCCGACCCTTCACGCTCGCCACCGTCGTCGCGCTGTCGCTTGCCCCCTCCGCCGCGGCATGGGCCCAGTCGCTCTCGCAGGCCGACCTTCAGACCCGCTACGACCGAGCGCTGGCGGCGGGCTACAAGGCGATGATGCTGTGCAGCGCCATCGCCAATGCGGAGCGCAACGGCACGACCCGCTCGCCCGACAGCGTCATCGCATGGGAGCTGGCCGGCATTCAGGAACCGCTGGACGACATCGTGGGTGAACTGCCGTTCGAGATCGAGCGGGGAGAGGGTCGGGGCGCGCAGCTCCGCTCGGTCCGCGTGCGCTGGACCGACGACATGCCCCCGCGCATCGCCGCGCACGATTCGCAAAGGGGATGTTCTATCGAACCGATCGGGTGGGTTCCCGGCCCGGTTACGACCGTGCGGCAGCAGCGGGAGCCCGCGCCGCTGCATGTCGTCGCGCCTCGTGGCAGCGCCCTGTCGTCTGCGCTCGACCGGGCCTTCCATTCACCCGCGACAGACGGATCGCCGCGCACGACGGCGGTTCTTGTCACGCGCGGCGGCGAGATAATTGGGGAAAGATATGCCGAAGGATTTGATCCGCGCACGCCGCAGCGTACCTGGTCGGTGGCCAAGAGCATTGCTGCGACCCTGATCGGCGCCGCCGTGCAGCGCGGCGAGGCGGACGTCAATTCCCCGGCCGGCCTCGGCAGCGGATACCAGGATGGGCTGCGGGGGCAGATCACCATAGACAATGCGCTGCGCATGGCGTCGGGTCGGTACAGCGATACGCCGGGCAATCGGACCGATCCGCTCTATTTCGGCGGGTCGACGGTGGAAGAGGTCGCGCTCGACTGGCCCGTGGTCGACCGGCCGGGCAGCCATTTCCGCTACGCCAACAACGATACGCTGGCCGCCGTCGCGGCGATCGCCGATACGTTTGCGGATCACCCGCCTTCGGCGCTGTTCGCGGCGCTCGGCATGGACGACACCGTTGCCGAAACCGACTGGCAGGGCAATTACGTCCTTTCGAGCCAGGTCTGGTCCACCGCGCGGGACCTTGCGAAGCTAGGCCAGCTCTATCTCGATGACGGCGTGACGCGCGAGGGAACCCGCATCCTGCCCCGGGGCTGGGTGGAATACGTCTCCAGCCCCACGGGTCCGCAGCCGGGCGGAGATTACGGCTACGGGGCAGGATGGTGGATCATGTCGGGCATGGCCGGGATCCCCGATGATGCCTTCGCCGCACGCGGCAATCGCGGTCAGTTCATCGTGGTCGTCCCCAGCCGCGATGTCGTCATCGTCCGGCGCGGGGAGGATCCGGCTGGCGGTCCGGGCTTCGATCTGGAGGCTTTCACGCGCGACGTTCTCGCCACGCTTGCGGAAACCGATTCAGATTAA
- the rplO gene encoding 50S ribosomal protein L15, protein MKLNELRDNPGARKDRIRVGRGIGSGKGKTAGRGQKGQKSREGVAIKGFEGGQMPLHMRLPKRGFNNPFGKDYAHVNIGQVQQLIDEGKLDAGNTVDHAALQAAGVARGGKDGVRLLGKGEISAKVAFKVAGASKGAVEAVEKAGGSVEQTAPNKDKASAE, encoded by the coding sequence ATGAAACTCAACGAACTCCGCGACAATCCTGGTGCCCGCAAGGACCGTATCCGCGTGGGCCGGGGCATCGGCTCGGGCAAGGGCAAGACCGCCGGCCGCGGCCAGAAGGGTCAGAAGAGCCGCGAAGGCGTTGCCATCAAGGGCTTCGAAGGCGGCCAGATGCCGCTTCACATGCGGCTGCCGAAGCGCGGCTTCAACAACCCGTTCGGCAAGGACTACGCCCACGTCAATATCGGCCAGGTGCAGCAGCTGATCGACGAAGGCAAGCTCGACGCCGGGAACACCGTCGACCACGCCGCGCTCCAGGCCGCAGGCGTGGCGCGCGGCGGCAAGGACGGCGTGCGTCTGCTGGGCAAGGGCGAGATCTCGGCCAAGGTCGCCTTCAAGGTCGCCGGCGCCAGCAAGGGCGCGGTCGAGGCGGTCGAGAAGGCCGGCGGTTCGGTCGAGCAGACCGCTCCCAACAAGGACAAGGCTTCGGCCGAATAA
- the secY gene encoding preprotein translocase subunit SecY, with translation MASRADNIASNLSLANFSKATELRQRIWFTIGALIVFRFLSFVPLPGVNPLILSSLYDQTRGGILDMFNMFSGGSLERMSLIALGVMPYITASIVIQLAASLHPSLMALKKEGEAGRKKLNQYTRYGTVFLCAIQGYFLASGLEAYGASSGLQAVVDPGLTFRIVSVINLVGGTMFLLWLGEQITSRGIGNGVSLIIMAGIVAQFPTFTVNLVEGGRTGAISGVVIGGLIVMMVLLILGICFMERAQRRLLIQYPKRAMQRGGMQADRSHLPLKLNTAGVIPPIFASSLLLLPLTITQFAGNSIDPTSTMGSFVQTLNQYLAHGQPLYMLLYATGIIFFCFFYTAVVFNPEDTAENLKKNGGFIPGIRPGKRTADYLDYVLTRITVVGAIYLTIVCVVPEWGIAQTGLPLFLGGTSLLIVVNVTVDTISQIQSHLLAHQYGDLIKKAKLKGRMR, from the coding sequence ATGGCATCGCGCGCCGACAATATCGCGAGCAATCTGAGCCTCGCAAACTTCAGCAAGGCGACAGAGCTTCGCCAGCGCATCTGGTTCACCATCGGTGCGCTGATCGTCTTCCGGTTCCTCAGCTTCGTGCCGCTTCCGGGTGTCAATCCGCTGATCCTGTCCTCGCTCTACGACCAGACGCGCGGCGGCATCCTCGACATGTTCAACATGTTCTCCGGCGGATCGCTGGAGCGCATGAGCCTGATCGCGCTGGGCGTCATGCCCTACATCACCGCCTCCATCGTCATCCAGCTGGCTGCGTCGCTGCATCCCTCGCTGATGGCGCTGAAGAAGGAAGGCGAGGCGGGGCGCAAGAAGCTCAACCAGTACACCCGCTACGGCACCGTGTTCCTGTGCGCGATCCAGGGGTATTTCCTCGCTTCGGGGCTGGAGGCCTACGGCGCGTCGAGCGGGTTGCAGGCCGTGGTCGATCCGGGGCTGACCTTCCGCATCGTGTCGGTCATCAACCTGGTCGGCGGGACCATGTTCCTCCTGTGGCTGGGCGAGCAGATCACCAGCCGCGGCATCGGCAACGGCGTCTCGCTCATTATCATGGCGGGTATCGTCGCCCAGTTCCCGACCTTCACGGTCAACCTCGTCGAAGGCGGCCGCACGGGTGCCATCAGCGGCGTGGTGATCGGCGGACTGATCGTGATGATGGTCCTGCTCATCCTCGGGATCTGCTTCATGGAGCGGGCGCAGCGCCGGCTGCTGATCCAGTATCCCAAGCGCGCCATGCAGCGCGGGGGAATGCAGGCGGATCGGTCGCACCTGCCGTTGAAGCTCAACACCGCGGGCGTCATCCCGCCGATCTTCGCCAGCTCGCTGCTGCTGCTGCCGCTCACCATCACGCAGTTCGCCGGCAATTCGATCGACCCCACGAGCACCATGGGCAGCTTCGTCCAGACGCTGAACCAGTATCTCGCCCACGGGCAGCCGCTCTACATGCTGCTCTATGCCACCGGCATCATCTTCTTCTGCTTCTTCTATACCGCGGTCGTCTTCAATCCGGAGGACACGGCCGAGAACCTCAAGAAGAACGGCGGGTTCATCCCCGGCATCCGACCTGGCAAGCGAACCGCGGACTATCTCGATTACGTCCTCACGCGTATCACCGTGGTCGGTGCGATCTATCTGACGATCGTGTGCGTCGTGCCCGAATGGGGCATTGCGCAGACGGGGCTCCCGCTGTTCCTCGGCGGCACCAGCCTGCTCATCGTGGTCAACGTCACGGTGGACACGATCAGCCAGATTCAGTCGCACCTGTTGGCACATCAGTATGGCGACCTTATCAAGAAGGCGAAGCTGAAGGGGCGGATGCGCTAG
- the rplQ gene encoding 50S ribosomal protein L17, with the protein MRHGIKGRKLSRKSQHRTAMFRNMAAALIKHEQITTTVAKAKELRPYVEKLITLAKRGGLSNRRLAHARLMDDAQLAKLFDTLADRYSDRNGGYTRIIKAGIRASDAVPIAVIELVDRDEDAKGQDSGPVMTEDEYEDA; encoded by the coding sequence ATGCGTCACGGTATCAAGGGCCGCAAGCTTTCCCGCAAGAGCCAGCACCGCACGGCGATGTTCCGCAACATGGCGGCTGCGCTGATCAAGCACGAACAGATCACCACCACGGTCGCCAAGGCCAAGGAACTGCGCCCCTACGTGGAAAAGCTCATCACGCTGGCGAAGCGTGGCGGCCTGTCGAACCGGCGCCTGGCCCACGCCCGGCTGATGGACGACGCGCAACTCGCCAAGCTGTTCGACACGCTTGCCGATCGCTATTCCGATCGCAATGGCGGTTACACCCGTATTATCAAGGCCGGCATTCGTGCCAGCGACGCCGTGCCCATCGCCGTCATCGAACTCGTCGACCGTGACGAGGACGCAAAGGGGCAGGACAGCGGCCCGGTGATGACCGAGGACGAATACGAGGACGCCTGA
- the rplR gene encoding 50S ribosomal protein L18, which produces MAKLSLFERRRRRVRTALRKRSGDKPRLSVHRTGKHIYAQVIDDAEGRTVAAANTLGNDKSGANVEAAAQVGKDIAAAAKKAGVTTVVFDRGGFLFHGRVKALADAAREGGLEF; this is translated from the coding sequence ATGGCAAAGCTTTCCCTCTTTGAACGCCGCCGCCGCCGGGTGCGCACCGCGCTCCGCAAGCGGTCGGGCGACAAGCCCCGCCTGTCCGTGCACCGCACCGGCAAGCACATCTACGCCCAGGTCATCGACGATGCCGAAGGGCGCACCGTGGCCGCCGCCAACACGCTCGGCAACGACAAGTCCGGCGCGAATGTCGAGGCCGCGGCGCAGGTCGGCAAGGACATCGCCGCCGCCGCCAAGAAGGCGGGCGTGACGACCGTCGTGTTCGATCGCGGCGGGTTCCTGTTCCATGGCCGCGTCAAGGCGCTGGCCGATGCCGCGCGCGAAGGCGGGCTGGAGTTCTGA
- the rpsE gene encoding 30S ribosomal protein S5: MMADENNTENTTDTPEAAAAKANAEVTATNEGSTPTPTTASTEAFENQSPAQADEGQPRTRSDARGGNERGGRDGGGRGGRGGGRDDRGGRGRGRGGRDDRRGGRGDDDGEELIEKLVHINRVAKVVKGGKRFGFAALVVVGDGKGRVGFGKGKAREVPEAINKATAAAKKHMIRVPLKEGRTLHHDGRGHFGAGKVNVRSAPAGTGIIAGGPMRAVFESLGVADVVTKSIGTSNPYNMIRATFDALTNQSSPKSVAQRRGKKVADLLGRGGQVSEAEAEAEAAAVVE; the protein is encoded by the coding sequence ATTATGGCAGACGAAAACAACACCGAGAACACCACGGACACGCCCGAGGCGGCCGCCGCCAAGGCGAATGCCGAGGTGACGGCCACCAACGAGGGCAGCACGCCCACGCCGACCACCGCTTCGACCGAGGCTTTCGAAAACCAGTCGCCCGCCCAGGCTGACGAGGGCCAGCCGCGCACGCGTTCCGATGCGCGCGGCGGCAACGAGCGCGGCGGACGCGACGGCGGTGGCCGTGGCGGCCGCGGTGGCGGCCGTGACGATCGCGGCGGGCGCGGTCGTGGGCGCGGCGGGCGCGACGATCGTCGCGGTGGCCGGGGCGACGACGATGGCGAGGAGCTGATCGAGAAGCTCGTCCACATCAACCGCGTCGCCAAGGTGGTGAAGGGCGGCAAGCGCTTCGGTTTCGCCGCGCTGGTCGTGGTGGGCGACGGCAAGGGCCGCGTCGGCTTCGGCAAGGGCAAGGCCCGCGAGGTGCCCGAGGCGATCAACAAGGCGACCGCCGCCGCCAAGAAGCACATGATCCGCGTTCCACTCAAGGAAGGCCGCACGCTGCACCATGACGGGCGCGGTCACTTCGGCGCGGGCAAGGTCAACGTGCGGTCGGCTCCGGCCGGTACCGGCATCATCGCCGGCGGCCCGATGCGTGCCGTGTTCGAGAGCCTGGGCGTCGCCGACGTGGTGACCAAGTCGATCGGCACGTCCAACCCCTACAACATGATCCGCGCGACGTTCGACGCGCTGACCAACCAGAGCTCGCCCAAGTCGGTGGCCCAGCGTCGCGGCAAGAAGGTCGCCGATCTGCTGGGTCGCGGGGGCCAGGTGAGCGAGGCGGAGGCCGAGGCCGAAGCCGCGGCTGTGGTGGAGTAA
- the rpsN gene encoding 30S ribosomal protein S14: MAKLSSINKNEKRKRLVKKYAAKYARLKAIADDESLDDGERLIARLKMAEIPRNANPTRVRNRCTTTGRPRGYYRKFGLNRIELRDLANKGMIPGVIKSSW, translated from the coding sequence ATGGCGAAACTGAGTTCCATCAACAAGAACGAGAAGCGCAAGCGTCTCGTCAAGAAGTACGCGGCGAAATACGCCAGGCTGAAGGCGATCGCAGACGACGAATCGCTGGACGATGGCGAGCGTCTGATCGCGCGCCTGAAGATGGCCGAGATCCCGCGTAACGCGAACCCCACCCGTGTGCGCAACCGCTGCACCACCACCGGCCGCCCGCGCGGCTACTACCGCAAGTTCGGGCTCAACCGCATCGAACTCCGCGATCTTGCCAACAAGGGCATGATCCCGGGCGTGATCAAGTCGAGCTGGTGA
- the rplF gene encoding 50S ribosomal protein L6 has translation MSRIGKRPVAIPSGVEAKIDNGQLSVKGPKGTLTMGLSDAVDYKVEGDAINVQPANDTQKARAFWGMQRTLVQNLVDGVTDGFTKVLEISGVGYRAQAQGKTLKLQLGYSHDIDLTVPEGLEVKTPDQTTVEISGIDKQKVGQFAAEIREMRKPEPYKGKGVKYRGEYIFRKEGKKK, from the coding sequence ATGAGCCGCATTGGTAAAAGGCCGGTCGCGATCCCGAGCGGGGTCGAGGCCAAGATCGACAACGGCCAGCTGTCCGTGAAGGGTCCGAAGGGCACCCTGACGATGGGCCTGTCCGACGCCGTGGACTACAAGGTCGAGGGCGACGCGATCAACGTGCAGCCCGCCAACGACACGCAGAAGGCCCGCGCCTTCTGGGGCATGCAGCGCACGCTGGTGCAGAACCTGGTCGATGGCGTGACCGATGGCTTCACCAAGGTGCTCGAGATCAGCGGCGTCGGCTACCGTGCGCAGGCGCAGGGCAAGACCCTGAAGCTGCAGCTCGGCTACAGCCACGACATCGACCTGACCGTGCCCGAGGGGCTGGAGGTCAAGACCCCGGACCAGACGACGGTCGAGATTTCCGGCATCGACAAGCAGAAGGTCGGCCAGTTCGCCGCCGAGATCCGCGAGATGCGCAAGCCCGAACCCTACAAGGGCAAGGGTGTGAAGTACCGCGGCGAGTACATCTTCCGCAAGGAAGGGAAGAAGAAGTAA
- a CDS encoding ATPase, translated as MVLRKLPVLPAVLALSVPATPVRAEVVEASDGGFATRSEAVVRLPRDDVWLILKEPARWWNGAHSWSADAGNLSLDARAGGCFCEALPNRGSVEHARVINAAPGAMLRMKGALGPLRAEPVDGVLTVMLEPTGEDTRIVWTYVVGGYSRISFEQVAPAVAGVMAEQLARLVNLIERGSPHRGRGNADGGDLASF; from the coding sequence GTGGTCCTTCGCAAGTTGCCGGTGCTGCCTGCCGTGCTCGCCCTTTCGGTGCCGGCAACGCCAGTGCGCGCGGAGGTCGTCGAGGCGTCCGATGGCGGTTTCGCCACCAGGTCCGAAGCTGTCGTGCGGCTCCCTCGTGACGATGTTTGGCTTATCCTCAAGGAGCCGGCGCGGTGGTGGAACGGCGCCCATAGCTGGTCGGCGGACGCGGGCAATCTCTCGCTCGACGCGCGAGCGGGCGGCTGCTTCTGCGAAGCGCTGCCCAACCGCGGTTCCGTGGAACACGCGCGCGTCATCAACGCGGCGCCGGGCGCGATGCTGCGGATGAAGGGCGCGCTCGGCCCGTTGCGGGCCGAGCCGGTGGACGGCGTGCTTACCGTGATGCTCGAGCCGACCGGGGAGGACACGCGGATCGTCTGGACCTATGTCGTAGGTGGCTATTCTCGCATTTCGTTCGAACAGGTCGCGCCGGCGGTCGCCGGGGTCATGGCGGAGCAGTTGGCGCGCCTTGTCAATCTCATCGAGCGCGGCAGTCCGCATCGCGGGCGCGGCAACGCGGATGGCGGGGATCTGGCGTCCTTTTGA
- the rpmD gene encoding 50S ribosomal protein L30 — protein sequence MADSKTIKIKQVGSPIRRPKDQRKILIGLGLNKMHKVVEVKDTPEVRGAIAKVPHMVRVVD from the coding sequence ATGGCCGACAGCAAGACCATCAAGATCAAGCAGGTGGGTTCGCCCATCCGCCGTCCGAAGGATCAGCGCAAGATCCTCATCGGCCTGGGCCTCAACAAGATGCACAAGGTCGTCGAGGTGAAGGACACGCCCGAAGTGCGCGGCGCCATCGCCAAGGTGCCGCACATGGTCCGGGTCGTCGACTGA
- the rplX gene encoding 50S ribosomal protein L24, with protein MAGAKIKKGDQVVVLSGRDKGQTGTVSQVMPKEGKVVVEGVNVMTRHRKPSQTNPQGGIDRVAAPMAMAKVAVADPKDGKPTRVRFEERDGKKVRVAVKSGETIDG; from the coding sequence ATGGCAGGTGCGAAAATCAAGAAGGGCGACCAGGTCGTCGTGCTGTCCGGCCGCGACAAGGGCCAAACCGGCACGGTCAGCCAGGTCATGCCCAAGGAAGGCAAGGTCGTGGTCGAGGGGGTCAACGTGATGACCCGTCACCGCAAGCCTTCGCAGACCAATCCGCAGGGCGGCATCGACCGCGTCGCCGCTCCGATGGCGATGGCCAAGGTCGCCGTCGCCGATCCCAAGGACGGCAAGCCCACCCGCGTCCGCTTCGAGGAGCGCGACGGCAAGAAGGTGCGCGTCGCCGTCAAGTCCGGGGAGACGATCGATGGCTGA
- the rpsH gene encoding 30S ribosomal protein S8 yields MAMTDPLGDMLTRIRNGQQAKKNSVLSPASKLRANVLEVLQREGYIRGYSEDGSGRHPALRIELKYFEGEPAIKYVARVSKPGRRVYSGSKDLPSVRNGLGITIVSTPAGVLSDNEARSQNVGGEVLAEVF; encoded by the coding sequence ATGGCTATGACCGATCCCCTGGGTGACATGCTCACCCGCATCCGCAACGGCCAGCAGGCGAAGAAGAATTCCGTCCTGTCGCCGGCGTCCAAGCTGCGTGCGAACGTCCTCGAAGTGCTCCAGCGCGAAGGCTACATCCGTGGCTATTCCGAGGACGGTTCGGGCCGGCATCCGGCGCTGCGGATCGAACTGAAGTATTTCGAAGGCGAACCCGCGATCAAATATGTCGCGCGCGTTTCCAAGCCCGGCCGCCGCGTCTATTCGGGATCGAAGGATCTGCCGAGCGTGCGCAACGGCCTTGGCATCACCATCGTGTCGACGCCGGCGGGCGTGCTCTCGGACAACGAGGCGCGCAGCCAGAACGTCGGCGGCGAAGTGCTCGCGGAGGTGTTCTGA
- the rpsK gene encoding 30S ribosomal protein S11: MAREPGRIRRRDKKNISSGVAHVNASFNNTMITITDAQGNAISWSSAGMMGFKGSRKSTPYAAQVAADDAGKKAAEHGVRTLEVEIKGPGSGRESALRALQAVGFTITSIRDVTPIPHNGVRPSKRRRV; encoded by the coding sequence ATGGCACGCGAACCCGGTCGGATCAGGCGGCGCGACAAGAAGAACATCTCCAGCGGCGTCGCGCATGTGAACGCCAGCTTCAACAACACCATGATCACCATCACCGATGCCCAGGGCAACGCCATCAGCTGGTCGAGCGCCGGCATGATGGGGTTCAAGGGCAGCCGCAAGTCCACGCCCTACGCCGCGCAGGTCGCTGCCGACGATGCGGGCAAGAAGGCCGCCGAACACGGCGTGCGCACTCTCGAGGTGGAGATCAAGGGGCCGGGCTCGGGCCGCGAGAGCGCGCTGCGCGCCCTGCAGGCGGTGGGGTTCACCATCACCTCGATCCGCGACGTCACGCCGATCCCGCATAACGGCGTGCGGCCGTCCAAGCGCCGCCGCGTCTGA
- the rpsM gene encoding 30S ribosomal protein S13 — protein MARIAGVNIPTNKRVIVALTYIHGIGPTTAKTIAEKLGIDPSRRVQDLTDAEVLQIRETIDADYQVEGDLRRDTAMNIKRLMDLACYRGLRHRKGLPVRGQRTHTNARTRKGKAKPIAGKKK, from the coding sequence GTGGCTCGTATTGCCGGGGTAAACATCCCCACCAACAAGCGCGTGATCGTCGCGCTCACCTACATTCACGGGATCGGCCCGACCACGGCGAAGACCATCGCCGAGAAGCTGGGCATCGACCCGTCGCGCCGGGTCCAGGATCTCACCGATGCGGAGGTCCTTCAGATACGCGAGACGATCGACGCGGACTATCAGGTGGAAGGCGACCTGCGCCGCGACACCGCGATGAACATCAAGCGCCTGATGGATCTCGCCTGCTACCGCGGGCTGCGCCATCGCAAGGGCTTGCCCGTTCGCGGTCAGCGCACCCATACCAACGCCCGCACCCGCAAGGGCAAGGCGAAGCCGATCGCCGGCAAGAAGAAGTAA